A stretch of Corvus hawaiiensis isolate bCorHaw1 chromosome 8, bCorHaw1.pri.cur, whole genome shotgun sequence DNA encodes these proteins:
- the MKI67 gene encoding proliferation marker protein Ki-67 isoform X3 — protein MPRYGEIVVIKRNGTDGIVFPLTSTSCLFGRKTECDIRMRLPWVSNEHCKIEINENKEAVLTNLSTVNPTQLNGACVEQPVLLKHGDVLTIIDRSFRFEYPLQSTLKKRRSRSPKDETLQVAGVELLHKQTSGAKSLDASDNAECEEKNANENKRTPEENLPEAFPVKLRTPKSSRRIHHVLKKQNEVSPFSKLYENLKNELKVEKPLHRASASQQAAKGDPGSVLPEPNAPISSLSHLSDLGGLTKGKETGRREDIEECTIVRREEGNSSGFNKELSAVGRTPRKSFTRSPRTPISKVVPGDTSQSPLQDPKELGTPGRCKHSAVTPKPSKENHRNSLVSLQQCSIERLDCPAKGTICSPTPPTPSAAEGGKCVLSTPTPRRKSPRSLFVSPPKEASGMNPGNSETPRTPRRGSLKLKSLPEIPAGAPGEDSVCRIDSTQLPLPEDKCLKQRRNSKQQTPGKPVQEVLKEIWDQANLDNSASLSHSKSPRRNSRQSKNFLDKSVHSEAPASEGIMASPAAQTPGSGRKRGRPRTSGVLTETALETHAGQEHHDSSRKASGAPAELGVEGYHQNQDLEDASAATPRRPSAKRRSRSAAELKVTEPGSETKTPGLLNGEDSGKTKRIPQKRRSGEMLPQTSGKRKRVSFGGHLSPELFDKSLPPNSPLKRGALPARQSLPYGNSPRAVLKKAQRLKHVVDQEEKRSPKNSPAQQSPGASFPPSGKATPKVPSGSPAPFRKGRFSISQPPTPFPIAEEKDAGAEDVDPKERSGVQGKTPKSCPAAQDAKAFATVTPTKSTRSAQLGLKGTAMKSRGGAVAVITAKRRSGASSANLLVAKSWAEVVKLGVARPQSKIAKKSVRKGRPLKRINHPPKTPEKKIKDHFSTGHAESPATIVVGRAYSTTIRSAGHIPKVVKNPMLKLNMDMDESFTGVPEMFQTPKNQDGRTLSLAAAQNAEFTPLCAAGDISDLHTPEESGEMMVSPLNNSDASEQKQESSGIFHFLREESSPSVFDEIATKTPEKRKAMHEDDVDSLAVIPEKPPSLVKSGSKRRTPKQELEPVEVMSGKRKILRTPVQRSEPGEVLSGIKRLMKTPKQKTKPVEALSGIKRLMKTPKQKTKPVEALSGIKRLMKTPKQKTKPVEALSGIKRLMKTPKQKTKPVEALSGIRQLLKTPDQKLEPVEALSGIRQLLKTPDQKLEPVEALSGIRQLLKTPDQKLEPVEALSGIRHLMRTPQQELEPASDEIALQRLLETPAESREAIKGVPGVTSTKRARKLKSQPVEDMVGISRIFQTPKEKTEPIENMFGISRLMKSPKEKYQPVEDFVGLQRLMAEPRQKSADSEVDYAGVTEMFGTPEEMKVRPVNAMDSQEEITLPGSNSGHKHEKKGKVSQGEGFQQKDSTGEEQPAQRPRRGRPRKALPPATEKLCENGVNLKELWSPDTQEEMRVITPENKGRGRKTKHCIQEVVPKHPDWEGLDIVASVEPPGAAQRPGRGKRKEVKESKHLNKNLESCVEDSSVLQKAAADTKQDLQDCGICDVSETEGDPGTKTDPGNIQNEICQLQTGSNEPDSKANDSGIEDSEEVLLSPRRKRRGAENTEPVIPPKRGRQPPKKGRQPRNDQGKAASPAELHGATRKLRKDPSPKVTQRQEQTCDKAPEAVTAQKSENGTKLELKATERRVKSFRSTRNRKHSAEMKADARGVTLENTPQKTEETSAETDAETQSHVKNEMKGSQGCETENAQENTTEAAQRLKAESPSAETNKMPVNAQNLETNRARNRRGKKDSLEQKADELTENVNSLKPIPPKFNSEAEVDESSLQNSLGSVCVNAGQARKDQPSPGATAVPAAGSASPAQRRTRNERGIIKAKQTEIVQENPAQRNAVMCRRGRGKKVNFQLEESSSKVVEGKSLPEEDEGMTDKGNQHENSENPPSQVRRGRRKQLDSMPQIASPAFVEKQTLSADHSKDEAVQEQESALEAAPSSTEDNPPQWGRRREVAAASQTRSPSVRTRRGVLQGDGKKMAEREDENPALGNKTVQAKVNTSARDRRKKMDPAAEAKSSAPLQRKRGLLETKDEGTHEEQSVPLEAVSCAKEKPPGRGRRKETALASRTASSISLRGKRGLPAGDEEAPKEEQNVPLETCDPPGKENQLRRGRRKEIAPSVQGKQGLSKQSGRKNNSREAKRSLDNSLSQENRDLSEGGSRQATTSLALSPTSCQGLPEDGKDGIPEEQSKLVEVAPPAKENPSRVGRKKTTSSTCEETTSTSLRGKPNLPRGRGQKRILKESEDASPQNNPCQGRTRQLRNNRRKVEFTLEAATSTSLRKSSDLPENGSTLETQDLSGTSTGSEENQSEKGQEGEPAPQAAPPSRRRKCQLPAEDVAPKRLKSGSDENGSLQKGRRNKTKELGEEDARAAQSTGGMDRKTRSSRRTQK, from the exons ATGCCACGCTATGGGGAAATCGTTGTCATTAAAAGGAATGGGACTGATGGAATTGTTTTTCCACTCACCTCAACTTCTTGTTTATTTGGAAG GAAAACAGAATGTGACATCCGCATGCGGCTGCCGTGGGTGTCCAATGAGCACTGCAAAATTGAGATAAATGAGAACAAGGAG GCAGTCCTGACTAATTTAAGCACAGTAAACCCCACGCAGCTGAATGGGGCTTGCGTTGAGCAGCCTGTTCTCCTGAAGCACGGAGATGTGTTAACCATTATTGATCGTTCTTTCAG gtTTGAATATCCTCTGCAATCAACTCTGAAAAAGAGGCGTTCCAGGTCTCCAAAAGATGAAACTCTGCAG GTGGCAGGAGTGGAATTATTACACAAACAAACTTCAGGAGCTAAAAGTCTTGATGCTTCAG ATAATGCTGAgtgtgaagagaaaaatgccAATGAAAATAAACGAACTCCAGAGGAAAATCTTCCTGAAGCTTTCCCTGTCAAACTCCGAACACCCAAATCTTCACGGAGAATACATCATGttcttaaaaagcaaaatgaagtgTCCCCCTTTAGTAAACTCTATGAAAACCTGAAGAATGAGCTGAAAGTGGAAAAACCTCTGCACAGGGCAAGTGCCTCTCAACAAGCTGCAAAAGGAGACCCTGGGAGTGTTCTGCCAGAACCAAATGCTCCCATTTCATCCCTGAGTCATCTTTCTGATCTGGGCGGCCTGactaaaggaaaggaaacaggcAGAAGGGAAGATATTGAAGAATGTACAATTGtaagaagagaagaaggaaacagCTCAGGATTTAATAAGGAGCTGTCAGCTGTAGGAAGAACTCCCAGAAAGAGTTTTACCAGGAGTCCTCGAACTCCCATTTCAAAGGTGGTGCCAGGAGATACCAGTCAGAGTCCTTTGCAGGATCCTAAGGAATTAGGGACACCAGGCAGATGCAAACATTCTGCTGTTACACCCAAACCCAGCAAGGAGAACCACAGGAATTCCCTGGTttcactgcagcagtgctccatAGAAAGGTTGGATTGTCCAGCTAAAGGGACAATATGCAGCCCCACACCGCCCACCCCCAGCGCTGCTGAAGGAGGTAAATGTGTGCTGTCCACACCAACACCCAGGAGGAAGAGTCCTCGGTCTCTGTTTGTGTCACCTCCCAAAGAAGCCAGTGGAATGAATCCTGGAAATTCTGAGACTCCAAGAACCCCACGGCGTGGGTCCTTGAAATTGAAGTCTCTTCCAGAAATcccagctggagctccaggggAAGATTCAGTGTGCAGAATTGATAGCACACAACTGCCTTTGCCAGAAGACAAATGCTTAAAGCAAAGACGAAACAGCAAACAACAAACACCAGGAAAACCTGTCCAAGAAGTGCTGAAAGAGATCTGGGATCAGGCAAACCTGGATAactctgcctctctctctcaTTCCAAGAGTCCCAGAAGAAACAGCAGGCAAAGTAAAAATTTCTTGGACAAAAGTGTCCATTCAGAGGCACCAGCTTCAGAAGGGATAATGgcatctcctgctgctcagaCACCTGGCtctggaaggaaaaggggaaggccAAGGACCTCTGGAGTGCTGACTGAAACAGCACTGGAGACACACGCTGGTCAGGAACATCACGATTCAAGCAGAAAAGCCAGTggagctccagcagagctgggcgtGGAGGGGTATCACCAAAACCAGGATTTGGAAGATGCCAGTGCTGCAACACCTCGGAGACCATCAGCCAAGAGAAGGTCTAGAAGTGCTGCTGAGCTCAAAGTCACTGAGCCTGGCTCAGAAACTAAAACTCCTGGCCTCTTGAATGGAGAAGATTCAG GCAAGACAAAAAGAATCCCTCAGAAGAGGAGGAGTGGTGAGATGCTCCCTCAAACTtcgggaaaaagaaaaagagtgtCTTTTGGTGGTCATCTGAGTCCAGAACTCTTTGATAAAAGTTTGCCTCCCAACTCTCCCTTGAAAAGAGGAGCTCTCCCTGCCAGGCAGAGTTTACCCTACGGAAACTCTCCTCGGGCTGTGCTCAAAAAGGCTCAGCGGTTGAAGCACGTGGTAGATCAG gaagaaaaaaggtcacccaaaaattccccagcccagcagtcTCCAGGTGCCTCATTCCCTCCCTCAGGGAAGGCAACACCCAAAGTTCCTTCAggctctccagcccctttcAGGAAAGGGCGtttctccatctcccagccccccACACCATTCCCAATTGCAGAGGAGAAGGATGCTGGTGCTGAAGATGTGGATCCAAAGGAGAGAAGTGGTGTCCAAGGGAAAACACCGAAATCTTGTCCTGCTGCCCAGGATGCCAAAGCCTTTGCGACAGTGACACCCACCAAGTCAACCAGAAGTGCCCAGCTGGGTTTGAAGGGCACTGCCATGAAGAGCAGAGGTGGAGCTGTGGCTGTTATCACTGCGAAGAGGAGAAGTGGTGCCTCCAGTGCCAATTTATTAG TTGCAAAATCTTGGGCCGAAGTGGTAAAATTGGGAGTTGCAAGACCACAGTCAAAGATTGCTAAAAAAAGTGTCCGTAAAGGAAGACCCCTGAAGAGGATAAACCACCCACCAAAG ActccagagaagaaaataaaagatcacTTCAGCACGGGTCATGCAGAGTCACCTGCTACTATAGTTGTAGGTAGAGCTTATTCCACCACAATCAGATCTGCTGGACACATCCCTAAAGTGGTAAAAAATCCCATGCTGAAGCTCAACATGGATATGGATGAAAGCTTCACAG GAGTGCCTGAAATGTTTCAAACTCCGAAAAATCAGGATGGAAGAACATTATCTTTGGCTGCTGCTCAGAATGCTGAGTTCACACCACTGTGTGCTGCAGGGGACATTTCTGACTTGCACACTCCTGAGGAATCTG GAGAGATGATGGTGTCACCATTAAATAATTCAGATGCTTCAGAACAGAAGCAAGAGAGTTCAGGCATATTCCACTTTCTGAGAGAGGAGTCATCTCCATCCGTGTTTGATGAAATAGCCACAAAAActcctgaaaaaagaaaagctatgCATGAAGATGATGTGGATAGTTTGGCAGTAATTCCAGAAAAACCACCATCTCTGGTGAAATCAGGAAGTAAAAGGAGGACTCCAAAGCAGGAGTTGGAGCCAGTTGAGGTCATGTCAGGCAAAAGGAAGATTTTAAGGACCCCCGTGCAAAGGTCAGAACCGGGAGAGGTTTTGTCAGGTATCAAGAGGCTCATGAAGACCCCAAAGCAGAAGACGAAGCCTGTAGAGGCTTTGTCAGGTATCAAGAGGCTCATGAAGACCCCAAAGCAGAAGACAAAGCCTGTAGAGGCTTTGTCAGGTATCAAGAGGCTCATGAAGACCCCAAAGCAGAAGACAAAGCCTGTAGAGGCTTTGTCGGGTATCAAGAGGCTCATGAAGACCCCAAAGCAGAAGACAAAGCCTGTAGAGGCTTTGTCAGGCATCAGACAGCTCTTGAAGACCCCAGATCAGAAATTGGAGCCTGTAGAGGCTTTGTCAGGCATCAGACAGCTCTTGAAGACCCCAGATCAGAAATTGGAGCCTGTAGAGGCTTTGTCAGGCATCAGACAGCTCTTGAAGACCCCAGATCAGAAATTGGAGCCTGTAGAGGCTTTGTCAGGCATCAGGCATCTCATGAGGACCCCACAGCAAGAGTTGGAACCAGCCTCAGATGAAATTGCCTTGCAGAGGTTGCTGGAGACtccagcagagagcagggaagcCATAAAAGGTGTGCCAGGTGTGACTTCAACCAAGAGGGCCCGAAAGCTGAAATCCCAGCCCGTGGAGGACATGGTTGGGATCAGCCGCATTTTCCAGACGCCAAAGGAGAAAACTGAGCCCATAGAAAACATGTTTGGAATTAGCAGATTAATGAAGTCTCCTAAAGAGAAATATCAACCAGTTGAGGATTTTGTGGGGCTGCAAAGGCTCATGGCAGAACCCAGGCAGAAATCTGCTGATTCTGAAGTGGACTATGCTGGAGTGACAGAAATGTTTGGTACCCCAGAGGAAATGAAG GTCAGACCAGTAAATGCTATGGATTCTCAGGAAGAAATTACACTTCCTGGTTCTAATTCCGGTCATAAACATG aaaagaaaggaaaagtttcCCAAGGTGAAGGTTTTCAACAGAAGGACTCAACTGGTGAAGAGCAGCCTGCCCAGAGACCAAGAAGGGGCAGACCAAGGAaggctctgcctcctgctacagaaaagctgtgtgaaaatggtgtGAATTTAAAGGAATTATGGAGTCCTGATACGCAGGAGGAGATGAGAGTGATCACACCTGAAAataagggaagaggaaggaagacaAAACATTGCATACAAGAAGTTGTTCCAAAGCACCCTGATTGGGAAGGGCTTGACATTGTTGCATCTGTAGAAccacctggagctgctcagagaCCGGGTAGAGGTAAAAGGAAAGAGGTGAAGGAGTCAAAACATCTGAACAAAAATCTTGAGTCTTGTGTTGAAGATTCTTCAGTGCtacaaaaagcagctgcagataCCAAACAGGATCTGCAGGACTGTGGCATCTGTGATGTGTCAGAAACTGAAGGTGATCCAGGCACAAAGACAGAccctggaaacattcagaaTGAAATTTGTCAGCTGCAAACAGGTTCCAATGAACCTGATAGCAAAGCTAATGACAGTGGGATAGAGGACAGTGAAGAAGTGCTCCTGTCACCGAGGAGGAAGCGCAGAGGAGCGGAGAACACAGAACCAGTGATTCCACCCAAAAGAGGGAGGCAACCACCTAAAAAAGGGAGGCAACCAAGGAATGACCAAGGTAaagcagcttctccagcagaactTCATGGAGCAACCAGAAAGCTTCGTAAAGACCCATCCCCAAAAGTTACACAAAGACAGGAACAGACTTGTGACAAAGCTCCTGAGGCTGTCACAGcacaaaaatctgaaaatggCACTAAACTTGAACTAAAGGCAACAGAGAGAAGAGTTAAATCTTTTAGAAGTACTAGAAACAGAAAGCACTCagctgaaatgaaagcagaTGCTCGTGGGGTCACGCTTGAAAATACACCTCAGAAAACTGAGGAAACATCAGCTGAAACTGATGCTGAAACACAATCCCACGTGAAAAATGAGATGAAAGGCTCTCAGGGatgtgaaacagaaaatgctCAGGAAAATACAACAGAGGCAGCTCAAAGATTAAAGGCAGAGTCACCTTCTGCAGAGACAAACAAAATGCCAGTCAATGCTCAGAACTTGGAAACAAACAGGGCTAGAAACAGAAGAGGCAAAAAAGACTCTTTGGAGCAAAAAGCTGATGAACTTACTGAAAATGTGAACAGCCTAAAACCAATTCCTCCCAAATTTAACTCAGAAGCAGAAGTGGATGAATCTTCTCTCCAGAATTCCTTGGGCTCTGTTTGTGTCAATGCAGGCCAAGCCAGGAAggaccagcccagcccaggtgccacagcagtccctgctgcaggcagtgccAGTCCTGCTCAAAGGAGGACGAGAAATGAACGGGGAATaattaaagcaaagcaaactgaAATCGTGCAGGAGAATCCAGCACAAAGAAATGCAGTGATGTGTCGAAGAGGAAGAGgtaaaaaagttaattttcagCTTGAAGAAAGCAGTTCCAAAGTGGTTGAAGGAAAAAGTTTACCTGAGGAAGATGAAGGGATGACTGACAAAGGTAATCAACATGAGAATTCTGAAAATCCTCCTTCACAGGtaaggaggggcaggagaaagCAACTTGATTCCATGCCACAGATAGCTAGTCCTGCCTTtgtggaaaaacaaacattaagTGCAGACCATAGCAAAGATGAGGCTGTACAAGAGCAGGAATCGGCTTTGGAAGCTGCTCCCTCTTCAACAGAAGACAATCCACCGCAATGGGGGAGGAGACGCGAGGTGGCTGCAGCGTCACAGACCAGATCTCCTTCTGTCAGAACGAGGCGTGGGGTGCTGCAAGGGGATGGTAAAAAGATGGCAGAGAGAGAAGATGaaaatccagctctggggaATAAAACTGTGCAGGCAAAAGTGAATACATCAGCAAgggacaggaggaaaaagatggatccagcagcagaggcaaaAAGTTCAGCTCCTCTCCAGAGAAAACGTGGCTTGTTGGAGACTAAAGATGAGGGTACTCATGAAGAACAAAGTGTGCCTTTGGAAGCAGTGTCCTGTGCAAAGGAGAAGCCACCAGGAAggggcagaaggaaagaaactgcTCTGGCATCACGCACAGCCAGTTCCATCTCTCTTCGAGGGAAACGTGGTTTGCCGGCAGGTGATGAAGAAGCTCCCAAAGAAGAGCAAAATGTTCCCTTAGAAACTTGTGATccacctggaaaagaaaatcaactgagaagaggcagaaggaaagaaattgcCCCCTCTGTTCAGGGAAAACAGGGCCTGTCAAAACAAAGTGGTAGGAAAAATAACAGTAGGGAAGCAAAACGGAGTTTGGACAATTCTCTTTCCCAAGAAAACAGGGATCTTTCAGAAGGGGGCTCAAGGCAAGCAACCACTTCACTGGCTCTTAGCCCCACCTCATGTCAAGGTTTGCCAGAAGATGGTAAGGATGGAATTCCTGAAGAACAAAGTAAACTTGTGGAAGTAGCTCCACCTGCAAAAGAAAATCCATCCAGAGtgggcaggaagaaaacaacTTCTTCTACTTGTGAAGAAACAACTTCCACTTCTCTCAGGGGAAAACCCAACCTGCCCAGAGGCAGAGGTCAGAAGAGGATTCTTAAAGAAAGTGAAGATGCATCTCCACAGAATAATCCATGCCAGGGAAGAACAAGGCAACTGAGGAATAATAGGAGGAAGGTGGAATTCACCTTAGAGGCAGCTACTTCTACTTCTCTCCGTAAAAGCAGTGACTTGCCAGAAAATGGAAGCACTCTGGAAACTCAGGATTTGAGTGGGACATCCACTGGCTCTGAAGAGAATCAGTCTGAAAAAGGCCAGGAGGGTGAGCCTGCTCCACAGGCAGCCCCCCCTTCTCGCAGAAGGAAAtgccagctgccagcagaggaTGTGGCACCCAAGAGATTAAAATCAG GGAGTGATGAAAATGGATCCctacaaaaaggaagaagaaacaaaactaaagaACTTGGAGAAGAGGATGCAAGGGCAGCTCAGAGCACTGGAGGGATGGACAGGAAGACAAGGTCCAGCAGAAGAACACAGAAATAG